The region CCCCGCGTCCCTCAGCGCTCTGACCAGCCGGCCGGGGAGCGCACCGATGTAGGTGCGGCGATGGCCGCGGATCTCGGCCTCGTCGCGCACGCCGCCGAGCGACATGCGCACGAACTCGCGGTCGGTGGCTCGCGCGATCGACTCGCCCACCGACGTCTTGCCGGTGCCGGGCGGCCCGATCAGCGTGAGAATCGCGCCGGAGCGCTTGTCCTCGGGCACCCCGCGCTCCTTGCGCAGCTTGCGCACGGCCAGGTACTCGGTGATGCGGTCCTTCACGTCCTCGAGCCCGGCGTGGTCTGCATCGAGCACCTCGCGCGCGTGTACGGGGTCGAGCCGCTCGTCCGAGCGCTTCGACCACGGCACGGCGATCAGCCAGTCGAGGTAGGTGCGGATCATCGAGGCCTCGCCCGACTGCTCGCCCATGCGCTCGAGGCGGTCGAGCTCGCGGTCGGCCTGCTCGCGCACTGCCTCCGGCATGCCGGCTTCGTCGATCTTCGCCCGGTACTCGTCGATGATCGAGCCGTCGTCCTCGCCGAGCTCCTTGCGGATCGACTCCATCTGCTTGCGCAGGAAGTACTCGCGCTGCTGCTTCTCGGCGCCCGACTGCACGTCGTCGCGGATGCGGGCGCGCACCTGCATCTCGGCCAGGCGCTCGCGCTGGAGCTTCACGGCCAGCTCGAGGCGCTCTGTCACGTCGAGCGTCTCGAGCAGCTCCACCTTCTGCTCAAAGGTGATCTCGGGCGAGTAGCCGGCGCTGTCCGCCAGCGCGCCCGGCTCCGCGATGGCGCGGAGGAAGGAGGCGATGCGGCCGTCGTCGCCGCGCAGCTCGAGGATCTCCTCCACGACGGCGCGGTACTCGCGCTCGAGCTCGCGGGTGCGGCCGTCCACCGGCGTGTCGTCGGGACGCGCGTCCGCCTCCACGCGCAGCCGCCCGTCAGGACTGCTCTGCGCGGCGCCGAGCACGGCGCGGTGAAGGCCGAAGAGCGTGACGGCGCGGCCGCCACCGGGCAGGCGCACGCGGTCCGCCACCTCGGCGACGGTGCCGACGCTCGCAAAGTCGTTCTCGTGGCGCGGGACGAGCAGCACACGGTCGGCGTCGCCGACGTCCACGGCCAACGTCAGGTTCATGTGCGGGAAGACAACTGTGTCCTCCAGCGGCACGAGTATCAATGTCTCCAAAGCTTCACTCCCTAAAGGGGCTTATGTTCCGTAAGTAAGGATACTCCGGTGTGTGGGAGATGAGCGCTGGATCGTCGACGGGATGAACGTGATCGGCTCGCGCCCCGACGGCTGGTGGCGGGACCGCCCCGGCGCGATGCGATCGCTGGCTCGGGAGCTGGGCGCATGGGCGGCCGGGCGCGAGGTGGCGGTGATCTTCGACGGCGCGCCGTTCGACCTCCAAGCGGACGGCGTGGACGTGCGCTTCGCCAGCCGCCGAGGGCGCAACGCGGCGGACGACGACATCGCGCGGATGGTGGAGGAGGACGGGCGGCCGGAGGAGCTGCGCGTGGTCACCTCCGACCACGAGCTGGCGCGCCGGGTTCGCGAGTTCGGCGCCGAGGTGGTTGGCGCGGGCGAGTTCCGCCGCATGTTAGGCACGTGACTTCTGCGATTTCAAAGCGCTGAATCAGGGAATCCCCCAAGCAGAAAGTCACCTGTGACGGAGGAGCCGCCGATGTCCCCCACCAGCTATCAGACAGTCCGCCTGGCCCGCGGCCGTCACCAATCACCCGACCAGGGCGCGTGTGTGATGGAACTCGCCTCGATGCTCGCGTCGGAGCCGTTCAGCGACCATCCACGCACCGTCTGCCCGGTGGTGGGCGCGTTCCTGCGCGCCTACAACGACGGGCTGCCGGACGATCGCCGCCAGGATCTCTA is a window of Thermoleophilaceae bacterium DNA encoding:
- a CDS encoding LON peptidase substrate-binding domain-containing protein; the encoded protein is METLILVPLEDTVVFPHMNLTLAVDVGDADRVLLVPRHENDFASVGTVAEVADRVRLPGGGRAVTLFGLHRAVLGAAQSSPDGRLRVEADARPDDTPVDGRTRELEREYRAVVEEILELRGDDGRIASFLRAIAEPGALADSAGYSPEITFEQKVELLETLDVTERLELAVKLQRERLAEMQVRARIRDDVQSGAEKQQREYFLRKQMESIRKELGEDDGSIIDEYRAKIDEAGMPEAVREQADRELDRLERMGEQSGEASMIRTYLDWLIAVPWSKRSDERLDPVHAREVLDADHAGLEDVKDRITEYLAVRKLRKERGVPEDKRSGAILTLIGPPGTGKTSVGESIARATDREFVRMSLGGVRDEAEIRGHRRTYIGALPGRLVRALRDAG
- a CDS encoding NYN domain-containing protein, coding for MGDERWIVDGMNVIGSRPDGWWRDRPGAMRSLARELGAWAAGREVAVIFDGAPFDLQADGVDVRFASRRGRNAADDDIARMVEEDGRPEELRVVTSDHELARRVREFGAEVVGAGEFRRMLGT